Within Anopheles ziemanni chromosome 2, idAnoZiCoDA_A2_x.2, whole genome shotgun sequence, the genomic segment AGGCGAACCCTTGGCTTCTCTCGTTGCTTGCTGAATCATCGGGGTAGGTGGAAGATTGTTAGCTTGAGGCACACGATAGTTACGGGAAAGGTCTGACTTCCCTTGGAGATTATCCTCCCCACAGCCGGTGAGAGGACCGGCCGTGTGTGAAATGTCACGGAAAATCTATGCATGGAAATTGGCAAAGAAAACGTTGCTGCAGAGGCGAGCGATGGCACTATCAGGCGGAGTGTGGTGGCCAGGGTAGGGGTGGTTATTATGTAAATGTAACCGATGATACGATAAATGACTCATCTCTTGTGGAACCGTATTGCGGAACAACAAGCGCTCGTCTCCCCGGTTTTGTCCTTCCCGGAATGCGAATCGACCGGCAATAACCGAGCACACGATGTCGATGGCAGCGATCGGCCTGGAGCCTCGTCCTGCGTAAACATCCTCGAATAGGCCATTTTTACGGCTAGATGCCGCCAAAGCGCACCTCCTGGGTTGGGGGGATTGGGAAGTCGTAGGGTGAGTGTAAACGACACCGGTTGGGGGATTTTGGAGGGATGAAGACGAAAGCATATTAGCCTTCGCGCGCGCGATACTCTCTGATGAGATTGCGGCTATGAGGAGTGTATCTATTTCCTCGGCGTTCGTCGAGAGGTGGAGTAGAATTAATTAACACAATACGCTGTGTGTATGCTCAGAGTGTGTCTCGTCTCTCCTACCACATACGGGGTCTAATTCTTCTAAACGGCTTAACATTGGACTTGTCCGCTGCGTTTCCTTTCGATTAGAGCGACAAATACGCACTACTGGCGTTGCTTCTCGTGCCCTGCATACGATGAGGGTTGGGACAGGGAAGGTTAAATAGTCCTATTTCGTGGTGTTTGCAGTGCCGCCGTAACCCACATTTGGGTGATTTTTCCCGCGTACACTTTTAAGGTTTGACCCCGCGGGTGGATACGGTTCAATTAGGCTTCGTGAACGCACTCCGTCCTCCAGAGTTGTAATCCCCGAACGATTTTCTAAGCATAAGCTCTTTCAGAGTTTCGATTCTTTGGATTTATGTGGCGATTCGAATCTTTGTAACCTTTTCTGAAGCATTAACATTCTGAAGTCTATAAAGTTAGAAAACTGCAATATaccgttcatctcgcagatGTAAATGTATGCTTATAGTTACCGTACACCATTTGAATGGTTGATTGATATTCCGGgcgtatattttttatattttgggaAATGCTGGAtgggtattttttaaattatttagcaCAAGTCCAGCTTGCGTGAGCCACTTTTCTTATAAATCTCACAGAAGGCTTCAGATGATATTATAAAATGTCACATTTTTTTCTAACCGCATCACATAGTACTTCAACAAGATGAGTTAATTTTATATCGCGAAGTAGAAGAAATTCTTAACGCCTCAGTTGATATTGTAAAACCGGTACAGCATCTTGAACGAGGTACGTAACTAGCGAGTGTAAACGTAAATCGCCCAAGGTTGTCAAACAAGGTGGGTGAGCAGCCGAGCTGTCAAAACCTCAGCCGTCAAAGTGATGCATTTTGTGTCGTCGGTGTTTCTAGTGGTGCACGGATTTATTTGTAAATAGAAAGCGTCCAGACGAAGGTGTGGTGTTTGTTGCCCCGCGTAAAACATGTCGAATGTTACGTTCTGCTAGAGAACATCATCGATAGGAAGTTAACGCCGTTTTGTTGATGCAGACGTACGTGCGCCCGTGCATTGCCAACCCCCATTCATCATTCCAACATGTCGCTACGGAAGGGAGGCCATGTACGGTGGGCGTTCGATCTCGGCGGCTGGCGACCTAGTTTGGCGGATCTGGTGCTAGCGACGGCCTGCATCCAGCCGGAGGAGAAGATTCGCCTGCAGCGGTTCGTATTTCGCGATGACTTCAATGCGTCGCTCATCGGGCGGCTGATGATGCGCCGCTTCGTCCATCTAGCGACCGACCTGGCGTACGACGAGATCGCGTTCGATCGCGACACCAAGGGAAAACCGTTTCTGAAGAACGAGGGCGTGGCCGTCGATTTCAACGTTTCGCATCAGGGTCGGTACGCGGTGCTGGCCGGGCTTGCGACGAGCAGAACCGCCGGGAATGCGGCGCCCACCAAGATCGGCTGCGATGTGATGAAGATCGAGTACGGTGGCGGGAAATCGCTGGACGAATTCTTCCGCCTGATGACGAGAAACTTTTCCGACGAAGAGTGGCAGTACATCCGAAGCCGCGGGGACGAACCGGCCCAGCTGGAGGCGTTCATGCGCAACTGGTGCCTGAAGGAGAGTTACGTGAAAAACGTTGGCGTGGGGATTACGATTGATCTGAGGAAAATTAGCTTCCGGATGCGCTCGGACCTGTTGGCTCGCGATCGAGTCGCCAGCGATACGACGCTGCGCGTCAACGACGAACCGATGCAGAGCTGGCGCTTCGAGGAATCGCTGATCGATCGGGATCACTGCGTCGCGGTCTCGCTGGAAAATGCGCCCGCCGAGGAAGATCTGAGTGGCAATTGCTTTGAGATTATCGATTTTAAAACGCTCGTCGAGGGCCACCGGCCACTGCTGGCCATCGATGAGAACTACTGCGAGGGTATTATAAGCAAGGAGTATAAGAAGGCCAAGTAACTATGTGAATGCTGGCAGTCTCATTTTTTGTGGGTTGGTGGTGGGTTTTATTTAGTCAATAGGCACACCGATGTAACGTTTGGCCATTCTCAGTAAAACTCCAAGCGATAGAGGAGGAAGAAACATAGGTTAAGGTGTGTTCaggatttttgttattttgtgtacgtaaaataaatatatatagctGAGGGAAACGAACCCTCTGCCGAACACCGTACGTCGTCGGCACGGCATGTCTTCGATTGACCCAGATAGAAAGAAAATCCCTCCTCCAAAAGCAGTGTGTCTCGAAAGTACGGAAGATTAGCCGGAAAGTTCTTTCCGGAACGCGGTCTGGTACTTGCACTGACAGCCGGTCATAAATTTCGTCGTCGCTGACAAACGTCCATCCATCCacggaaaaaaacacgaacggAGAAATAGTTGGTCACGGCACGGTTTCTCTTCTGCCAAGCCCTTTTCCCGATAGTTTAACCTGATATCCTCGCCGTCCAACAAAGAAGAAATTTTATCACATTCTTTgcatagtcgattttgcatgcGGCAACTCTGTTGGATCTATAACGAACGATGACTCCTAACGCAGAAGGAAGGATGGTCTCAAGCCCCCCACCCCAATGTTTGCCATTAACGGCCCCAAAACATCACCTGACAACCGAACCAAAGAACGGTCGCCAGTCGCGTGTGCGTTACTTCATGACTTTCTGCCTCGTGGTTGAGCGTTCGAATTTGGAAGCGACTTCTAAATGTTCGCGAAACCGACAACAACTAATTCGAGCAATCACGCAACCCCTGCGGCCATTAGGGTGTCATCGGGTGGGAGTGTGGAACTGTTTCAGGAATCGGTATATACACCCCCCTTTGCGGTTGTTGTGCCGATTTTTCTTCCGAATCCGAGAGGCTCCATCACCAGGGGAAGCGCAATGTTTGAATTCCTTTCAGGTACAAGATTCATATCTCCCACACGAAGGCTGGGAACGCGATGTGCCTTTCCAGctgacaccaccatcagcttTCGATGAACAACGCGTGGAAGTGTCGGACCGAACCCCTATATCTGGTGAGAACGATCGCGGACATGGCGCGTGGTGTGTTGTTGCCAGCTGCAGTTGTACGAGAGTTGGTGCCTGCGGCATCACTTGAAAATAATTACAGTTGCCAGTTTGCcgattgaaaacaacaaaagtagCGGGGAAAACTATGAACAGAAATCTCTCTATGCTCTACAACGGGCTTGGAACAACCTGAAACACCAGCCCTTAGGGAAGGCCAAAGCGCGCCGTTGGCAAGAGAACATCCGCATAAATATTGATCTTTCGCCACAATTCGCCGCACTACGGTGTGTTACATCCATTTGGGCCTCTTGTGGTCCTTGCGGATGTATATCTCATAAATACACATAAACTCTGGCCCAAACCGTTGCCATCTGGCAGCGTGCCATACTGTCTCTCTTTGGACGGTGATCTCCATTGCGGCGCCTATTGATTATTATTCGTTCGTCTCCAAACAGCTGTTCCAAGGCTTGGCGTCCCTGGGAATAGTTTTCCACGAAGGGAAGAACGCAACCGTGATCCCTTTTTTAGTAAAAGGAATGGATGATGGTTCGTGTTGTAACAAACACGATGACGCGCTGGTGAAATATTCCTTTTTGATGCGCTGCACAAAATGTGTGCGACACTGAACAATTTGTTCGATGACGCGTGACGAACATGTTGGTCCAACAACAATCCTCTCCGctcaggaaaaaaaacgccgtTCGACGATGGCAGCTTTTGGAGTGCAATCAAGGATTTGTCGATTGACCCTTTTtggtacaaacaaaaaacacacacaggggTGGAGAAGCCGGCGTACACCTCACCACAATGGAAACGTTTACCGATCTGTGCATAAATTACGTAGTTTTAGCTTCCAGCGACTTTTATTGGCTCCGTTGGCTACCGTTCACGTCCCTTTGGCTATCGATTGCCGAAAAACTAATCAACCGAACGGGGAAAAAGGTTGTTAAATTGCGTTCAACTGTTGATGCCACAATTATGTGTTCTCtcgctttttttccccgttccaTACCCAAGTGTGCattaatgtttcaatttatttcgttACGCTTTGCGGTATCAATATTAGTTTAaccttttcttcactttcGCCAATGTCGACACCACCCGGCCCAAGAGGCCCGGATATTTAGAACTAACTCGTGCTTCAACGATCATCGATCCATACTCGAACGTAGCCGACCCTCTCCTGGAGGAGGTTTGAGGACattgaaataaagaaataagGACCCTCTTGCGTCGGGGCATCATGGTCCTCGGCCCTAGTCTCTCGAAGGGTTTCCAAATAGGTGGATACGTTTCAAACGGCGATCGTCTCGTCGGTGCAATAATAGAAAGGAACTGTGGAAACCACCACCCCTCTCCGGTGACTCGAAAAGCTCCGGCCCTTCCCTCCCGCTGTGTCAACAACTCGGGGCGTCATCTCCTCGGGTGTGTTGTGAGAACGGCTCAGAAAGGCTGGGAAAAGCGGACTAAATTATTATGGATGGTTTATTGTTATTGGATCATAAAGAGCAAGGGGATATGCTGTGAACGGTTTTGAACGGaaaggaggttttttttttaaagagagCACGGCTACGGCGATATGGCGTTCTATGTCACCACAATTGTGCAACCGTTTTCTTTCGATTCGCTTCAACCAATTCCGGTAGCATGTagtaaaggaaaagaaaatctcacTTTCATCGTTCCTTGGGAAGATAGAATTACCTAGACGAGATCGGGATAACAACAATTTGACAATTCGATTCGAACAATTTCGATTTGATTGAGGTAGATGATTCTCATCTTTTAGTAACTCTTCCAGTTCAGGGGTACAAAATAAGGTAGGctatgatcgctttttcgcatcaggaaacgagcgcgaatcacAACAATCCTTGCAAACTGGTCGTGTCTACTAAAAACCATCCATACGACAACTATCATTGCAGTAGATCCTAGAAGGCGACGAATTGTCTACTTGACCCGTATGAGTTGTCATTTGGAGGTTTGACCGTTCAACATCAAATACTATACAGTAGGCTAGCACTGTATGATGTTCTACGTGTACTGCCGGGTTTGCTAGctgagatgtaaaacgctgtattgGCTGCCACCCAGATTTGAATCCTTTTGGGGAGTTCAGCTCCTTGTGGCATCGAGTTAGAAAACTGTGTCAGGCACATGTCTTTCAATTCATAGTAAGATTCCACTCTCCTATATTTATGAATTCTTCAAACTGTCAGACAAACTCTAGAATTATGCAtgagaaaaaattgaaaagattgTAAATCGATTCCATTTAAATAGGGATTCAAATCCAAAAGGAAATACATAAAGGTATTCAGCTTCGATCCTCCAATTGTTTATCAAAATGATTGCGACTCCAGAGTTAACTACAGTATAACTTTGCGAGTTCATGTTGCTTCCTTCGCCTCCTACGATTCTCGCCTGCAAACTTGATGAACTGTGTTCCTCcttcaaaaacaaatccttcaAGGTGGCAACGCCTGGACCGCCCAGCAGTCCGACTTCGACCAGCAGTTCGTGATCGATCTGGGCGACGTGCGCAACGTCACGCGCATCGAAACGCAGGGCCGGCCGCACAGCAGCGAGTACCTGACCGAGTACACCATCAGCTACGGCTTCAACGGGCTCGACTATATCGACTACAGGGAGCCGGGCGGCAACACCAAGGTAAACCCCGAAACCGCACACCCCGCACCGTTGGCCGTTGGTGTGTGCGATCTTGGTTGGAAGGGCGGCGATCTCCAATTCCCCAAAGGAACTCGAGGGGGGGAAGCGCATGGTGTGCGGAGTTGTAGGTGCACTGAAGACTTCCgcgcttttctttctcttctaaGCTTCTAATATGCTTTCCCTAACCCCCCCCGCCTTCTACCTTTTTACCGCACGGTGTGTCCCTCACTGTTGGGTGAGGATTTCTAACTAACGTAATTTCCACTTCCCGGGTGGCGTCAACCTCTCTGacctctctatctctctagTCGGCGATGGGTtgaagtttccttttttcgagtctAATCTTTAGGTGATGATGTGCCATTTATCTTCGCTCTAATGGTGTTGGTGTTATCAGGCAaatgtcctttagttgatagTTGTTTTCTGTGTTGATCCTTTTTAATTTCTAATGCTTTTACCGATCATCACGAACCTGAATGAACCCTCATGAACAAGGTTCGCCacattcatttttctttcagctTATAGCAAATATAGAATCGACAGCAAAAGAACAATCCCGATTGGACGAAAgtaatgtgtgcgtgtgtttgcaaTTGAACTAATTGGTAAacgtttttcttctatttcttcTGCTGCCATTTTTCTATAATAATTGATGGGATAATATTGACGGTGATGATTCGCTTGGGATGCCTTACAAACACACAACTCCACGGATCGTAAACCTCGATCCTCGATACGGAACACGCGCGCCATGGTCATCCGTCGTCGACTTCTGCACCTGCCATGCCTCATTTGCAACTCGAAAATGGGAAATCGGAAATGTGGCGTGGGTCAACATGAAACTAATCCAATCCGACCGATCAACTGCACGTGAAACATTCGCAACCTTTGGTTCATGGTTCCGCACTAACCGCGTACGCAATGTGTACACtaacaaacaatcaaatccTCGGAAACGGGTGCGTTCTACGTCGGCCACAGGACGGTCCGCGTGGACGCCGATCGAGAACACGTACTTCCACTTCCTCACGGTGGACTTCGGGGAGCGGAAGATGGTGCGCAAGGTGGCGACCGCCGGCCGGGCGACGACGAGCGAGTGCGTCACCGAGTACATCGTCCAGTTCTCGGACGACGGCGAACTGTGGAAGTCCGTCACCGACAGTGGCGGCGAGGAGCAGGTAAAGTAATCCCGGAGCCCGGCAGCCCGGAAAGCTGAAGTCAGCCGCGCCCtgccccttcaaaattgtatCCCGTCATGTgttgcaaaaatgtgtttctctGTGTGACCTTCCCTACAAACTCTCTCCTCCACTCTGTGTATTAATAGCAAGGTATCCTTCCACCGTAGGATGTGCCGTAGTCATTCAATTACCTTCCCGCATCGGAAAACGAGAGACGCGTCTGCTGAAAGAGGATGTCTTCGATAAGATAATTTCCGTTACCATTGCGCGTTCCGTGCACCCGTTTGTTCGGAAACTCttcgaggaaggaaaaatcgataacagtactttcgactagttgtAGACAGTACTTGAAACAATCTACTTTATTTTAGTTGCTTAACGTTGTTTGAAATCGATAACAGAATAATCCAGCTAACATTATAACGCATGAGCATTAGTAGTTAAGATTAACCACGACGGAAAAACGAATAACAATCGCTAGTTTGAaacttcctctctctctctaacCGCTTGATAATGCAGTTAACTCCTTTTTGTGTCCATGTGTCTAAAATCACACCATCCTCGTTAAGATCGCCGTTCTccttctgttttgtttcacgTTAAATGTTTCTTCATCAAACACAGGTCCCCACTGAATCGCATCGGTCGGAAAACTCGGAGCAAATTGGAGCACACTTTTAATATatacttctttttatttccacacACAATTTGCGTTAATTAACAACGTAGCTGTTCAAAGGCAACCATGATGGGGACACGGTCCGAACGAACTCCTTCGAGGTGCCCATCATCGCCCAGTGGATTCGGATCAATCCCACGAGGTGGCAGAATCGGATTTCGCTGCGTGCGGAGCTTTACGGGTGCCGATATGGTAAGCAGATAGAAAAAAATTggacaatgttttttttgttacgtttCTAAAAATATATTCGCTTAATATTTGTAGAATCCGAGAGCATTTACCTGAACGGTACCGGGCTTGTGAGGTACGATTTGCTGCGGGATCCGATTGCGGCCACCCGAGAGTCGATCCGGTTCCGCTTCAAGACGGCCAACCCGAACGGGGTGCTGCTGTATTCACGCGGAACCCAGGGCGATTACTTCGCGCTACAGATTAGCAAAAATCGGATGGTGCTGAACGTGGACCTCGGATCGAAAATCATGACGTCGATGTCGGTGGGCAGTCTGCTGGACGACAACATTTGGCACGACGTGGTCATCTCGCGCAACCGGCGCGACATAATCTTCAGCGTCGATCGAGTGATCGTGCAGCGGCGCATCAAGGGAGAGTTCGATAAGCTCAACCTGAATCGAGAGGTAAAGCGAACACAATCAATCACAGTTTGACCATACTAATCCCACTTACTCTGTTTTCGAATGGCAGTTCTACATCGGTGGCGTACCGAACCTGCAGGAGGGTCTCATCATCCAGCACAACTTCACCGGTTGTATCGAAAATTTGCACTTCAACGCCACGAACTTTATCCGCGAAATGAAGGACGCGTTCTACGACGGCGAACACCTGCGCTACCGGATGGTGAACGTGAACTACAACTGCCCCGAGCCCCCGATCAACCCGGTCACGTTCCTGACGCGCGGCTCGCACGCCAAGCTGAAGGGCTACTACAGCTCGAAGCAGTTCAACGTCAGCTTCGCGTTCCGGACGTACGAGGAGAAGGGCCTGATGCTGCACCACGATTTCCTGCAGGGTTCGGTGCAGGTGTTCCTCGAGGAGGGCAAGGTGAAGGTGCGCCTAAAGGAGGACAACTACGAGCACAACCCGGGCACGATACTGGACAACTACGAGGAGCAGTTCAACGACGGCAACTGGCATCATCTGATGCTGACGATTAAGAAGAACAGCTTGGTGCTGAGCATCGACGAGCGTCCGATGGAAACGTCCAAGTGAGTAGCGACCAAGGGATGGATACCAAAGCGGGGGAACATGTTGATAAGAGTGGTTGATAGATTAGCTCACTAAAGCCATCCGTTTGATTGAGAAAAAACACTAGCAGTATCAACATCTTTCAACtataaaacattcaatttaCTTTAGGCTAGCGAACAATGGCAAGGAAGGTGACGGGGACAGGTAACATTTCTGTGAAAAATCGCACTTTGTAAGAGAACCAACCCGGATACATTCGTTGGTAGTTTTACAGCGTATAGCATCATCATCTAGTAACCTCGGCAGTGTACGTAGAACATCAAACAGTGATAGCCTACTGTGATGCATTGCATTCAAGTTCGAACACCAAACTGGTCAAGTAGAAAATTCGtcgctttctaggatctaccgcAATATGATAGCTGTAGCCAAcgcagtaggctatcattatTTGATGTTCTACGTACACTGCCGGGGTTACTAGATGATGATGTAAAACGTTGTAAGatgttttttaaactattgTAAATGCAAGTATGCGTGTGTCTGCTGTTACTTAACATGGCTTTTATTGACAACATCTTCTAAAACATCTACTATTAAAACAAGATCCACCTAGGAAGTGGTGAAAAAGAGGCGTAGAAAATAATCATTCATAGTAGAAAAGCCCTAGTAGGAAATGTTGTGTAATATATGAATCATTAATGATGCTGaccatttattttccctttcaaCACAGATTGATCGACATAACGACGGGCAGTCTGTACTATATCGGTGGCGGTAAGACGAAGGATGGCTTTGTTGGCTGTATGCGATCGTTCGCGATCGATGGGAACTACCGCATCCCGACCGACTGGAAGGAGGAAGAGTACTGCTGCAAGGGCGAGGTCCTGTTTGATGCGTGCCACATGGTCGACCGGTGCAATCCGAACCCGTGCAAGCACAGCGGTGTGTGCAAGCAGACGTCGATGGAGTTTACGTGCGATTGCACCGGCACCGGGTACGCCGGGGCCGTCTGCCATACGCCCATGAACGCGCTCTCCTGTCAGGCGTACAAGAACGTGCACGACGTGAAGCAACGTCAGCGTATCGAGATCGACGTCGATGGCAGTGGCCCGCTCGCACCGTTCCCGGTGACGTGCGAATTTTTCTCCGACGGCCGAGTGGTGACGGTGTTGAGCCACAGCTCGGAGCATACGACGCGGGTGGACGGGTTTGCCGAGCCGGGTTCGTTCGAGCAGAACATCATCTACGAGGCGAGTTTGCCGCAGATCGAGGCCCTGTTGAACCGATCGAGCGAATGCTGGCAAACGCTGACGTACGCGTGTCGTTCGTCGCGGCTTTTCAATTCACCGTCCGAGGCGGAAAACTTCCGCCCGTACGCGTGGTGGGTTTCGCGGCACAATCAAGCCATGGACTACTGGGCCGGTGCGCTGCCCGGTTCGCGCAAATGCCAGTGTGGCGTGGTCGGGGACTGCGTGGACCCGACGAAGTGGTGCAACTGCGACGCGAACCTGCTCGACTGGCAGGAGGACGGTGGGGACATCCGGGAGAAGGAGTACCTGCCGGTGTGGGCATTGCGTTTCGGTGACACGGGCACGCCGGTGGACGAGAAGCTCGGTCGGTACACGCTCGGCCCGTTGCGCTGCACCGGCGACAGTCTGTTCAGTAATGTGGTCACGTTCCGCATCGCGGACGCCACCATCGACCTGCCCCCGTTCGACATGGGACACTCGGGTGATATCTACTTCGAGTTCAAGACCACCGTCGAGAACGCGGTGATGCTGCACGCACGCGGTCCGACCGATTTCATCCGGCTGGACATTGTCGGGGGTACGAAGCTGCTATTCGAGTACCAGGCCGGCACCGGAACGCAGAAGGTGTACGTGGAGATGAGCAACAAGCTGAACGACGATCGATGGCATTCGGTGAGCGTGGAGAGAAACCGCAAAGAGGcccggctggtggtggacggtTCGACGAAGGCGGAAGTGCGTGAACCACCCGGTCCGGTTCGTGCCCTGCACCTCAACTCGACGCTTACGATCGGAGCCACGTTGGACTATCGCGATGGCTACGTCGGTTGCATTCGAGCGCTGCTGCTTAACGGTGAACCGGTTGACCTTCGTTCGCATGCCGAACGGGGACTTTATGGTGTCGTTCCGGGGTGCGTGGGACGTTGTGAGTCGAGTCCGTGTCTCAACAACGGTACCTGCACCGAGCGGTACGACGGATTCAGTTGCGATTGTCGCTGGAGTGCTTTCAAGGGACCGATTTGTGCCGATGGTAAGAACATTTCTCCCGGCTTATTATTCCAAAGCCCCatcaaaacactaacaagtacCAGGTTTCATCTAACAAGATGAGCTCTATGATACAAAGCCACATTCAATATCTAACAAGTTTCATCTCACTATCGGTTTGACAGCTCTCACACCTTGTTTTCGGTCTTCGTCGCCTACTGGACGCAAATATTAGATATTGAATGTGGGTTTGTAGAACGGTATTGTTGCCATGCCAACGATGATGCGTTGTTTCCATTATAGAGCTTGTCAGATGAAACCTGGTACTTGTTAGTGTATTGATgggactttggaataaaaagccATGAAAAGGTTTATTACGCAATGGAATGTAAAAGCTTAACCGACCTATGTTTTGTCTTTCCCCGCACAGAAATCGGCGTGAATATGCGTTCGTCTTCGATGATCAAGTACGACTTCCAGGGTGCCTTCCGTTCGACACTGTCCGAGCGTATCCGTGTCGGGTTCACCACGACCAACCCGAAGGGCTTCCTGCTCGGGTTCTTCTCCAACATCACGCAAGAGTACCTCACGCTCAGTATCTCCAACTCGGGCCATCTGAAGGTGGTGTTTGACTTCGGGTTCGAGCGGCAGGAACTTATCTACCCGGTGAAACACTTCGGGCTCGGCCAGTACCACGATGTGCGCTTCTCGCGTAAGAACTCCGGCTCGacggtggtgctgctggtggacAACTATCAACCGCAGGAGTACCACTTCGACATCAAGGACTCGGCCGACGCCCAGTTCAACAACATCGAGTACATGTACATCGGCAAGAACGAGTCGATGAAGGATGGGTTCGTGGGGTGCATTTCGCGCGTCGAGTTCGACGACATCTACCCGCTGAAGTTCCTGTTCCAGGAGAGTC encodes:
- the LOC131282239 gene encoding L-aminoadipate-semialdehyde dehydrogenase-phosphopantetheinyl transferase, which gives rise to MSLRKGGHVRWAFDLGGWRPSLADLVLATACIQPEEKIRLQRFVFRDDFNASLIGRLMMRRFVHLATDLAYDEIAFDRDTKGKPFLKNEGVAVDFNVSHQGRYAVLAGLATSRTAGNAAPTKIGCDVMKIEYGGGKSLDEFFRLMTRNFSDEEWQYIRSRGDEPAQLEAFMRNWCLKESYVKNVGVGITIDLRKISFRMRSDLLARDRVASDTTLRVNDEPMQSWRFEESLIDRDHCVAVSLENAPAEEDLSGNCFEIIDFKTLVEGHRPLLAIDENYCEGIISKEYKKAK
- the LOC131282238 gene encoding neurexin-4; amino-acid sequence: MLKFFTRGHWLPRATAVCVLLTIVNLTSAEYYQKDYYSEYDCNEPLLEHAVLSATSQLRERGPENARLNGRSAWTPIENTYFHFLTVDFGERKMVRKVATAGRATTSECVTEYIVQFSDDGELWKSVTDSGGEEQLFKGNHDGDTVRTNSFEVPIIAQWIRINPTRWQNRISLRAELYGCRYESESIYLNGTGLVRYDLLRDPIAATRESIRFRFKTANPNGVLLYSRGTQGDYFALQISKNRMVLNVDLGSKIMTSMSVGSLLDDNIWHDVVISRNRRDIIFSVDRVIVQRRIKGEFDKLNLNREFYIGGVPNLQEGLIIQHNFTGCIENLHFNATNFIREMKDAFYDGEHLRYRMVNVNYNCPEPPINPVTFLTRGSHAKLKGYYSSKQFNVSFAFRTYEEKGLMLHHDFLQGSVQVFLEEGKVKVRLKEDNYEHNPGTILDNYEEQFNDGNWHHLMLTIKKNSLVLSIDERPMETSKLIDITTGSLYYIGGGKTKDGFVGCMRSFAIDGNYRIPTDWKEEEYCCKGEVLFDACHMVDRCNPNPCKHSGVCKQTSMEFTCDCTGTGYAGAVCHTPMNALSCQAYKNVHDVKQRQRIEIDVDGSGPLAPFPVTCEFFSDGRVVTVLSHSSEHTTRVDGFAEPGSFEQNIIYEASLPQIEALLNRSSECWQTLTYACRSSRLFNSPSEAENFRPYAWWVSRHNQAMDYWAGALPGSRKCQCGVVGDCVDPTKWCNCDANLLDWQEDGGDIREKEYLPVWALRFGDTGTPVDEKLGRYTLGPLRCTGDSLFSNVVTFRIADATIDLPPFDMGHSGDIYFEFKTTVENAVMLHARGPTDFIRLDIVGGTKLLFEYQAGTGTQKVYVEMSNKLNDDRWHSVSVERNRKEARLVVDGSTKAEVREPPGPVRALHLNSTLTIGATLDYRDGYVGCIRALLLNGEPVDLRSHAERGLYGVVPGCVGRCESSPCLNNGTCTERYDGFSCDCRWSAFKGPICADEIGVNMRSSSMIKYDFQGAFRSTLSERIRVGFTTTNPKGFLLGFFSNITQEYLTLSISNSGHLKVVFDFGFERQELIYPVKHFGLGQYHDVRFSRKNSGSTVVLLVDNYQPQEYHFDIKDSADAQFNNIEYMYIGKNESMKDGFVGCISRVEFDDIYPLKFLFQESPPPNVRSLGTPLTEDFCGVEPVTHPPIEIETRPPPLIDEDRLRDAYGPDTAILGSVLAVILLLLIIMAILIGRYMNRHKGDYLTQEDKGAEAALDPDDAVVQSTTGHQVTKRKEFFI